The Petropleomorpha daqingensis genome includes a window with the following:
- a CDS encoding MOSC domain-containing protein, which produces MRVTELWRYPVKSLQGERLRTAELGPLGVAGDRQWALFDLETGFGLTARRVPDLLFAAARIRDGAVEVVLPDGTATTDDAVLSDWAGRRIALRPATDAAPRYENLDDAFDESSPWHAWEGASGALHDNPDFRVTLVSTGTLGTWDRRRFRANVVLDGEGEDALAGTRQQLGTAVLDLVEPVPRCVMVTRPQPGGIGRDNGVLKTIHRERDGLLAVGAGVLRPGTVAVGDELQPVVD; this is translated from the coding sequence GTGCGCGTCACCGAGCTCTGGCGCTACCCGGTCAAATCCCTGCAGGGGGAACGGCTCCGGACGGCGGAGCTCGGGCCGCTCGGCGTCGCCGGCGACCGGCAGTGGGCGCTGTTCGACCTCGAGACCGGCTTCGGCCTGACCGCCCGCCGGGTGCCCGACCTGCTGTTCGCCGCGGCGCGCATCCGGGACGGCGCGGTCGAGGTCGTCCTGCCCGACGGCACGGCCACCACCGACGACGCCGTCCTGTCGGACTGGGCGGGCCGGCGGATCGCGCTGCGCCCGGCCACCGACGCCGCGCCGCGGTACGAGAACCTCGACGACGCCTTCGACGAGTCGAGCCCGTGGCACGCCTGGGAGGGCGCGAGCGGGGCGTTGCACGACAACCCCGACTTCCGGGTGACGCTGGTGTCCACCGGCACGCTGGGCACGTGGGACCGCCGGCGGTTCCGGGCCAACGTCGTCCTGGACGGCGAGGGGGAGGACGCGCTGGCGGGTACCCGGCAGCAGCTGGGCACCGCGGTCCTCGACCTGGTCGAACCGGTGCCGCGCTGCGTGATGGTCACCCGCCCGCAGCCCGGCGGGATCGGCCGCGACAACGGCGTCCTGAAGACCATCCACCGCGAGCGGGACGGCCTGCTCGCCGTCGGCGCCGGCGTGCTGCGGCCGGGCACGGTGGCGGTCGGCGACGAGCTGCAGCCGGTGGTGGACTGA
- a CDS encoding RNA-binding S4 domain-containing protein has product MRTVSLRPGEESIRLGQLLKLVDAVPTGAQVKDVLLTGAVRVNGEPEERRGRQLRGGDVVSIEGMEDVRIDLG; this is encoded by the coding sequence ATGCGCACGGTCTCGCTGCGCCCGGGGGAGGAGAGCATCCGGCTCGGGCAGCTGCTCAAGCTGGTCGACGCCGTCCCGACCGGTGCCCAGGTCAAGGACGTGCTGCTGACAGGCGCCGTGCGGGTGAACGGCGAGCCCGAGGAGCGCCGCGGGCGGCAGCTGCGCGGCGGCGACGTGGTGTCGATCGAGGGGATGGAGGACGTCCGGATCGACCTCGGCTGA